The Petropleomorpha daqingensis genome includes a window with the following:
- the hisI gene encoding phosphoribosyl-AMP cyclohydrolase has protein sequence MPAVENALDPEVAALLRRDPAGLVAAVVQQHDTGEVLMLAWMDDEALHRTLTTGRATYWSRSRREYWVKGETSGHRQWVREVRLDCDGDALLVLVDQEGPACHTGERSCFHRPLSAEVAA, from the coding sequence ATGCCCGCCGTCGAGAACGCACTGGACCCGGAGGTCGCCGCGCTGCTGCGCCGCGATCCCGCGGGGCTGGTCGCCGCCGTCGTCCAGCAGCACGACACCGGTGAGGTGCTCATGCTCGCGTGGATGGACGACGAGGCGCTGCACCGCACCCTGACGACCGGTCGGGCCACGTACTGGTCGCGCAGCCGGCGCGAGTACTGGGTGAAGGGCGAGACCTCCGGGCACCGGCAGTGGGTGCGCGAGGTGCGCCTGGACTGCGACGGCGACGCGCTGCTGGTGCTCGTCGACCAGGAGGGCCCGGCCTGCCACACCGGCGAGCGCTCGTGCTTCCACCGGCCGCTGTCGGCGGAGGTGGCCGCGTGA
- a CDS encoding ABC transporter ATP-binding protein: MPRRRDAVVRRGLRHVGRAIREQKGIFALAVLGSSLYGAMTVASAYVIGGVTDRLILPAFRDGRTTAGALILAATAIIVVAVLKVLGILGRRLFAGIMSYRLQADYRRRVTGQYLRLPLSWHQRHPTGQLLSNANSDVESSWFFVSPLPFACGALVMIAITVTALLLTDVWLALVGLIVFPLVFAANYFYSQAMSPRMQRAQQLRAEVSEIAHESFDAALVVKTLGREDTETARFETRARELRDGLVDVGRVRGLFDPMLEALPNLGILAILLVGATQVAGGSTNAGALVSIAYLFSLLTLPIRAIGWVLADLPRALAGFDRVRPVLDATGETPHGPDAAPAGTGGASLSVRNLDFAFEGAHRSTLTGVTFDVQAGTTLAVVGPTGSGKSTLAGLLVRLVDPADGHVLLDGVDLRTLREGEVSGQAAFVPQGTFLFDDSVRGNVTLGGDFDDEQVWAALRTAAADRFVAALPEGLDTRVGERGATLSGGQRQRLALARAVVRSPRLLVLDDATSAVDPAVEQQILDALRATDPPSTVVVVAYRQATIALADEVVWIEHGQVLARGTHEELLAEVPGYAALVRAYQQAEVAA; this comes from the coding sequence GTGCCCCGCCGCCGAGACGCCGTCGTGCGGCGCGGACTGCGCCACGTCGGACGAGCCATCCGCGAGCAGAAGGGCATCTTCGCCCTCGCGGTGCTCGGCAGCAGCCTCTACGGCGCGATGACCGTGGCCAGCGCCTACGTCATCGGCGGGGTGACCGACCGGCTGATCCTCCCGGCGTTCCGCGACGGCCGCACGACGGCCGGTGCGCTGATCCTCGCCGCCACCGCGATCATCGTGGTCGCCGTCCTCAAGGTGCTCGGCATCCTCGGCCGCCGGCTGTTCGCCGGGATCATGAGCTACCGGCTGCAGGCCGACTACCGCCGCCGGGTCACCGGCCAGTACCTGCGGCTGCCGCTGTCCTGGCACCAGCGCCACCCGACCGGGCAGCTGCTGTCCAACGCGAACTCCGACGTCGAGAGCTCGTGGTTCTTCGTCTCGCCGCTGCCGTTCGCCTGCGGCGCGCTGGTGATGATCGCGATCACCGTGACCGCGCTGCTGCTCACCGACGTCTGGCTGGCGCTGGTCGGCCTGATCGTCTTCCCGCTGGTCTTCGCGGCCAACTACTTCTACTCGCAGGCGATGAGCCCGCGGATGCAGCGGGCCCAGCAGCTGCGCGCCGAGGTCAGCGAGATCGCCCACGAGAGCTTCGACGCCGCCCTGGTCGTGAAGACCCTCGGCCGCGAGGACACCGAGACCGCCCGCTTCGAGACGCGCGCGCGGGAGCTGCGCGACGGCCTGGTCGACGTCGGCCGGGTGCGGGGGCTCTTCGACCCGATGCTCGAGGCGCTGCCCAACCTCGGCATCCTCGCGATCCTGCTGGTCGGGGCGACCCAGGTGGCCGGTGGCAGCACCAACGCCGGCGCGCTGGTGTCGATCGCCTACCTGTTCAGCCTGCTCACCCTGCCGATCCGCGCGATCGGCTGGGTGCTCGCCGACCTGCCCCGCGCGCTCGCGGGCTTCGACCGGGTCCGGCCGGTGCTCGACGCCACCGGCGAGACGCCGCACGGTCCGGACGCCGCACCGGCCGGCACCGGCGGCGCCTCGCTGTCCGTCCGGAACCTCGACTTCGCCTTCGAGGGCGCGCACCGCAGCACGCTCACCGGCGTCACCTTCGACGTCCAGGCCGGGACGACGCTCGCCGTCGTCGGGCCGACCGGCTCGGGCAAGTCGACGCTGGCGGGCCTGCTGGTCCGGCTGGTCGACCCCGCCGACGGCCACGTGCTGCTCGACGGCGTCGACCTGCGCACGCTGCGGGAGGGCGAGGTCAGCGGGCAAGCCGCGTTCGTGCCGCAGGGCACCTTCCTCTTCGACGACTCGGTGCGCGGCAACGTGACCCTCGGTGGCGACTTCGACGACGAGCAGGTCTGGGCGGCGCTGCGCACCGCGGCCGCCGACCGGTTCGTCGCGGCGCTGCCCGAGGGCCTGGACACCCGCGTCGGCGAGCGCGGCGCGACCCTGTCCGGCGGCCAGCGGCAGCGGCTGGCGCTGGCCCGCGCCGTCGTCCGCTCGCCCCGGTTGCTGGTGCTCGACGACGCGACCAGCGCCGTCGACCCGGCGGTCGAGCAGCAGATCCTCGACGCCCTGCGGGCCACCGACCCGCCGTCCACCGTCGTGGTCGTCGCCTACCGGCAGGCGACGATCGCGCTGGCCGACGAGGTGGTCTGGATCGAGCACGGCCAGGTGCTGGCCCGCGGCACCCACGAGGAGCTGCTCGCCGAGGTCCCCGGCTACGCCGCGCTGGTGCGCGCCTACCAGCAGGCGGAGGTGGCCGCGTGA
- a CDS encoding TIGR03085 family metal-binding protein, translated as MSSSSLADRERAELADLLEKLGPDAPTCCEGWTTAHLAAHVATRDRRVDAMPGYGLEQVSPALGAWAHRVEDRLRESADYADVVRQVRDGAPRWSPMGWPGLGPLFNTTEFVIHHEDVRRARPGWTPRKLAKADQDQIWRAVVILARRAARGRSLVLRRADVPGEEKRLGSGETVKTVTGEPLELLLWVSGRKDVARVAIS; from the coding sequence ATGAGCAGCTCTTCCCTCGCCGACCGGGAGCGCGCCGAGCTCGCCGACCTCCTGGAGAAGCTGGGTCCCGACGCGCCGACCTGCTGCGAGGGGTGGACGACGGCGCACCTGGCCGCCCACGTGGCCACCCGCGACCGCCGGGTCGACGCGATGCCCGGCTACGGGCTGGAGCAGGTCTCCCCCGCGCTCGGGGCCTGGGCGCACCGGGTCGAGGACCGGCTGCGGGAGTCCGCCGACTACGCCGACGTGGTGCGGCAGGTGCGTGACGGTGCGCCGCGCTGGTCGCCGATGGGCTGGCCGGGCCTGGGGCCGCTGTTCAACACGACCGAGTTCGTCATCCACCACGAGGACGTGCGGCGCGCGCGCCCCGGCTGGACCCCGCGCAAGCTGGCGAAGGCCGACCAGGACCAGATCTGGCGGGCGGTCGTGATCCTGGCCCGCCGGGCGGCCCGCGGCCGGTCGCTGGTGCTGCGCCGCGCCGACGTCCCCGGCGAGGAGAAGCGGCTGGGCAGCGGCGAGACCGTGAAGACCGTCACCGGCGAGCCGCTGGAGCTGCTGCTGTGGGTCAGCGGCCGCAAGGACGTCGCCCGGGTCGCGATCTCCTGA
- a CDS encoding ABC transporter ATP-binding protein, with protein sequence MTEIRLTADERPESAFATLRRGLRMMPEFRRGLPVTFLLALIATAGRVVVPIAVQQTIDKGLSGPGGPDLELVRTLVLVCAVVVLVTAVAVYRMNVRLFRTTETALAGLRVRAFRHVHDLSVLHQQGQKRGSLVSRVTSDVDQLSVFMQWGGVLGVISVGQLIVATGVMAFYSWQLTLVVLVCFIPLAFAVKLFARKLARVYGVVRERIGDVLAAVSESVVGASTVRAYGVRERTAARIDHAIGRHYRASVDAQKTTAAVYVTGELVAAIANAAVVVIGVLLGIGGHITAGTLVAFLFLVTLFVAPVQTASEVLNEAQNAVAGFRRVLDVLDTEPDVRDPALEGHGRDLPEGPLSVRFDHVSFRYAPGARKALDDVDLEIAPRRRVAIVGETGSGKTTFAKLVTRLMDPVEGRVLLSGVPLQDVAFAGLRERVVMVPQDGFLFDATVADNVRYGRPGMTDAHVAAAFDELGLGAWVEGLADGVATPVGQRGESLSAGERQLVAVARAYVADPDLLVLDEATSAVDPATEQRLTRALDTLTDGRTTLTIAHRLSTAERADEVLVVDGGRVVQRGTHAQLVRAEGPYARLHASWRRSSAGEPEPVR encoded by the coding sequence GTGACCGAGATCAGGCTGACCGCCGACGAGCGGCCGGAGAGCGCCTTCGCCACCTTGCGCCGGGGCCTGCGGATGATGCCGGAGTTCCGCCGCGGCCTGCCGGTCACCTTCCTGCTCGCGCTGATCGCCACCGCCGGCCGGGTCGTCGTCCCGATCGCCGTCCAGCAGACCATCGACAAGGGCCTGTCCGGACCGGGCGGCCCCGACCTCGAGCTGGTCCGCACCCTGGTGCTGGTCTGCGCCGTCGTCGTGCTGGTCACCGCCGTCGCCGTCTACCGGATGAACGTCCGGCTGTTCCGGACGACGGAGACCGCGCTGGCCGGCCTCCGGGTCCGGGCCTTCCGGCACGTGCACGACCTGTCGGTGCTGCACCAGCAGGGCCAGAAGCGCGGCTCTCTGGTCTCCCGGGTGACCAGCGACGTCGACCAGCTGTCGGTGTTCATGCAGTGGGGCGGCGTGCTCGGCGTGATCAGCGTCGGCCAACTCATCGTCGCCACCGGCGTCATGGCCTTCTACTCGTGGCAGCTCACCCTCGTGGTGCTGGTCTGCTTCATCCCGCTCGCCTTCGCGGTCAAGCTGTTCGCCCGCAAGCTCGCCCGCGTCTACGGCGTCGTCCGCGAGCGGATCGGCGACGTGCTGGCCGCGGTCTCCGAGTCGGTCGTCGGTGCCTCCACCGTGCGGGCCTACGGCGTGCGCGAGCGCACCGCCGCCCGGATCGACCACGCGATCGGTCGGCACTACCGCGCCTCGGTCGACGCCCAGAAGACGACGGCGGCGGTCTACGTCACCGGCGAGCTGGTGGCCGCGATCGCCAACGCGGCCGTCGTCGTCATCGGCGTCCTGCTGGGCATCGGCGGGCACATCACCGCGGGCACCCTGGTCGCCTTCCTGTTCCTCGTCACGCTGTTCGTCGCCCCGGTGCAGACGGCCAGCGAGGTGCTCAACGAGGCGCAGAACGCCGTCGCCGGGTTCCGCCGCGTGCTCGACGTCCTGGACACCGAGCCCGACGTCCGCGACCCCGCGCTCGAGGGGCACGGCCGCGACCTGCCCGAGGGTCCGCTGTCGGTCCGCTTCGACCACGTCTCCTTCCGCTACGCGCCGGGCGCCCGCAAGGCCCTGGACGACGTCGACCTCGAGATCGCGCCGCGCCGCCGGGTCGCGATCGTGGGCGAGACGGGATCGGGCAAGACCACCTTCGCCAAGCTGGTCACCCGGCTGATGGACCCGGTCGAGGGCCGGGTGCTGCTGTCCGGGGTGCCGCTCCAGGACGTCGCCTTCGCCGGCCTGCGCGAGCGGGTGGTGATGGTGCCGCAGGACGGCTTCCTGTTCGACGCGACCGTCGCCGACAACGTCCGCTACGGCCGGCCCGGCATGACCGACGCGCACGTCGCCGCGGCCTTCGACGAGCTCGGGCTCGGTGCCTGGGTCGAGGGCCTGGCCGACGGCGTGGCCACGCCGGTCGGCCAGCGCGGCGAGTCGCTGTCGGCGGGGGAGCGGCAGCTCGTGGCCGTGGCCCGTGCCTACGTGGCCGACCCCGACCTGCTCGTGCTCGACGAGGCCACGAGCGCGGTCGACCCGGCCACCGAGCAGCGGCTCACCCGCGCCCTCGACACGCTCACCGACGGCCGGACGACGCTCACGATCGCGCACCGGCTCTCCACCGCCGAGCGCGCCGACGAGGTGCTGGTCGTCGACGGCGGGCGGGTCGTGCAGCGCGGCACGCACGCCCAGCTGGTCCGGGCCGAGGGGCCCTACGCCCGGCTGCACGCGTCGTGGCGCCGCTCGTCGGCGGGCGAACCCGAGCCGGTCCGGTAG
- a CDS encoding anthranilate synthase component I, with translation MKLGETSPTREEFAQLDQPVVPVTRKLLADAETAVGIYRKLAAGRTGTVLLESAEQGKQWSRFSFVGVRSAGVLTETDGAAQWLGEPIAGLTDALPADPLAAVHTLARALRSPRTEGLPPLTGGLVGYLGYDVVRRLERLPVISTDDLGMPELAMMLVTDLAVLDHHDGTVLLIANALERTPEAYDDAVTRLDAMAADLVKATPPGVAVLETAEAPPVRSNMASGVYEDGVERIREHIRAGDAFQVVLSQRFELTTDVDALDLYRVLRVTNPSPYMYLLRFAGRETPFDVVGSSPEALVTVTGSSAVVHPPAGTRPRGATPEEDVTLADDLLADPKERAEHVMLVDLARNDLGRVSVPGTVEVPDFMRIEHYSHVMHLVSTVAGQVEHDRDALDVFDATFPAGTVSGAPKPRAMEIIESLEPTRRALYAGTVGYLDAGGDMDMAIAIRTAVLHQGRAYVQAGAGIVADSDPATEEAETRHKARAVLSAIATAEGLKEVR, from the coding sequence GTGAAGCTCGGGGAGACCAGCCCGACGCGGGAGGAGTTCGCGCAGCTCGACCAGCCGGTCGTCCCGGTGACCCGCAAGCTGCTCGCCGACGCCGAGACCGCGGTCGGCATCTACCGCAAGCTCGCCGCCGGACGGACCGGCACGGTGCTGCTCGAGTCCGCCGAGCAGGGCAAGCAGTGGTCGCGGTTCAGCTTCGTCGGCGTCCGCAGCGCCGGGGTGCTGACCGAGACCGACGGCGCCGCGCAGTGGCTGGGGGAGCCGATCGCCGGCCTCACCGACGCGCTGCCCGCCGACCCGCTGGCCGCCGTCCACACGCTGGCCAGAGCGCTGCGCTCGCCGCGCACCGAGGGCCTGCCCCCGCTCACCGGCGGGCTGGTCGGCTACCTCGGCTACGACGTCGTCCGCCGCCTGGAGCGGCTGCCGGTCATCAGCACCGACGACCTCGGCATGCCGGAGCTGGCGATGATGCTGGTCACCGACCTCGCCGTGCTCGACCACCACGACGGCACGGTGCTGCTCATCGCCAACGCGCTCGAGCGGACGCCCGAGGCCTACGACGACGCGGTCACCCGGCTCGACGCGATGGCCGCCGACCTGGTGAAGGCGACCCCGCCCGGGGTCGCCGTCCTGGAGACCGCCGAGGCCCCGCCGGTGCGCAGCAACATGGCGTCGGGCGTCTACGAGGACGGCGTCGAGCGGATCCGTGAGCACATCCGCGCCGGCGACGCCTTCCAGGTCGTGCTCAGCCAGCGCTTCGAGCTGACCACCGACGTGGACGCGCTCGACCTGTACCGGGTGCTGCGGGTGACCAATCCCTCGCCCTACATGTACCTGCTGCGCTTCGCCGGCCGCGAGACGCCGTTCGACGTCGTGGGCTCCTCGCCGGAGGCGCTGGTGACGGTGACCGGCTCGTCGGCCGTCGTGCACCCGCCGGCCGGCACCCGCCCGCGCGGGGCGACCCCGGAGGAGGACGTCACGCTCGCCGACGACCTGCTGGCCGACCCCAAGGAGCGGGCCGAGCACGTGATGCTGGTCGACCTGGCCCGCAACGACCTCGGCCGGGTCAGCGTGCCGGGCACGGTCGAGGTGCCCGACTTCATGCGGATCGAGCACTACAGCCACGTCATGCACCTGGTCTCGACCGTCGCCGGGCAGGTCGAGCACGACCGGGACGCTCTCGACGTCTTCGACGCCACCTTCCCGGCCGGCACGGTGTCGGGGGCGCCCAAGCCGCGGGCGATGGAGATCATCGAGTCGCTCGAACCCACCCGGCGCGCGCTGTACGCCGGCACCGTCGGTTACCTCGACGCCGGGGGCGACATGGACATGGCGATCGCGATCCGCACCGCCGTCCTGCACCAGGGACGGGCGTACGTGCAGGCGGGCGCGGGGATCGTGGCCGACAGCGACCCGGCGACCGAGGAGGCCGAGACGCGGCACAAGGCGCGGGCGGTGCTGTCGGCGATCGCGACGGCGGAGGGCCTGAAGGAGGTCCGGTGA
- a CDS encoding FAD-binding dehydrogenase, with protein sequence MTTDTDVVVVGAGLAGLVATAELADAGKRVVLVDQEPEGSLGGQAWWSFGGLFLVDSPEQRRLRVHDSLELARQDWFGTAGFDREEDHWPRQWAEAYLQFAAGEKRSWLKSQGIGFFPIVGWAERGGYTATGHGNSVPRFHIVWGTGPGIVAPFARRVQEAAEKGLVQLRFRHRVDDLVVTDGAVTGVRGHVLEPSDIARGEASSRVEVEPFEIAAQAVVVTSGGIGGNHDLVRKNWPARLGPVPKRLLSGVPAHVDGRMLVATEAAGASVVNGDRMWHYTEGVANHSPVWDKHGIRILPGPSSLWLDATGQRLPVPLFPGFDTLGTLAHIGQTGYEHTWFVATQKIVGKEFALSGSEQNPDLTGKDVRLLLKRARVEVAPPVQAFLDRGEDFVVARSLPELVEGMNRITGGTPHLDLATVEAEIVARDREVANPFTKDLQMTAIRGARSYLGDKLIRVAAPHRLLDPDAGPLVAVRLNLLTRKTLGGLETDLSGRVLRPGGEPFPGLYAAGEVSGFGGGGMHGYRSLEGTFLGGCLFSGRTAGRALAAAL encoded by the coding sequence GTGACTACCGACACCGACGTCGTCGTCGTAGGGGCCGGACTGGCCGGGCTGGTCGCCACCGCGGAGCTGGCCGATGCCGGCAAGCGGGTCGTCCTGGTCGACCAGGAGCCCGAGGGCTCCCTCGGCGGGCAGGCCTGGTGGTCCTTCGGCGGGCTGTTCCTCGTCGACTCCCCGGAGCAGCGGCGGCTGCGGGTCCACGACTCGCTGGAGCTGGCCCGGCAGGACTGGTTCGGCACCGCCGGGTTCGACCGCGAGGAGGACCACTGGCCGCGGCAGTGGGCCGAGGCGTACCTGCAGTTCGCGGCGGGGGAGAAGCGGTCCTGGCTCAAGTCGCAGGGCATCGGGTTCTTCCCGATCGTCGGCTGGGCCGAGCGCGGCGGCTACACCGCCACCGGCCACGGCAACTCGGTGCCCCGGTTCCACATCGTCTGGGGCACGGGTCCGGGCATCGTCGCACCGTTCGCCCGCCGGGTGCAGGAGGCCGCCGAGAAGGGCCTGGTCCAGCTCCGGTTCCGGCACCGCGTCGACGACCTGGTGGTCACCGACGGCGCGGTCACCGGCGTGCGCGGGCACGTGCTCGAGCCCAGCGACATCGCCCGCGGCGAGGCCAGCTCGCGGGTCGAGGTCGAGCCGTTCGAGATCGCCGCCCAGGCCGTCGTCGTCACCTCCGGGGGCATCGGCGGCAACCACGACCTGGTCCGCAAGAACTGGCCGGCCCGCCTGGGCCCGGTGCCGAAGCGGCTGCTCTCCGGCGTCCCGGCCCACGTCGACGGCCGGATGCTGGTGGCCACCGAGGCCGCCGGTGCCAGCGTGGTCAACGGCGACCGCATGTGGCACTACACCGAGGGCGTGGCCAACCACTCGCCGGTCTGGGACAAGCACGGCATCCGGATCCTGCCGGGGCCCTCGTCGCTGTGGCTGGACGCCACCGGGCAGCGACTGCCGGTGCCGCTGTTCCCCGGCTTCGACACCCTCGGCACGCTGGCCCACATCGGGCAGACCGGCTACGAGCACACCTGGTTCGTCGCCACCCAGAAGATCGTCGGCAAGGAGTTCGCGCTCTCCGGCTCGGAGCAGAACCCCGACCTGACCGGCAAGGACGTCCGGCTGCTGCTCAAGCGGGCCCGCGTCGAGGTCGCCCCGCCGGTGCAGGCCTTCCTCGACCGCGGCGAGGACTTCGTCGTCGCCCGCTCGCTGCCCGAGCTGGTCGAGGGGATGAACCGGATCACCGGCGGCACCCCGCACCTCGACCTGGCCACGGTCGAGGCCGAGATCGTCGCGCGAGACCGCGAGGTGGCCAACCCGTTCACCAAGGACCTGCAGATGACCGCGATCCGCGGCGCGCGCAGCTACCTGGGGGACAAGCTGATCCGCGTGGCGGCGCCGCACCGGCTGCTCGACCCGGACGCCGGGCCGCTGGTCGCCGTCCGGCTCAACCTGCTCACCCGCAAGACGCTCGGCGGGCTGGAGACCGACCTGTCCGGCCGGGTGCTGCGCCCGGGCGGGGAACCGTTCCCGGGCCTGTACGCCGCCGGTGAGGTCTCCGGCTTCGGCGGCGGCGGCATGCACGGCTACCGGTCGCTCGAGGGCACCTTCCTCGGCGGCTGCCTGTTCTCCGGGCGCACCGCCGGCCGGGCGCTGGCGGCGGCCCTGTGA
- the trpB gene encoding tryptophan synthase subunit beta, with protein sequence MTTSSLHPPEDRLVPARPSWPDETGHFGIFGGRFVPEALIAALDELTEAYEAMRVDPAFIAEFERLQRDYTGRPSPITEAARFGAHAGGARVLLKREDLNHTGSHKINNVLGQALLTKRIGKERVIAETGAGQHGVATATAAALMGLSCTIYMGEEDTRRQALNVARMRLLGAEVIPVTTGSRTLKDAINEAFRDWVTNVETTNYVFGTVAGPHPFPAMVRDFQRVIGDEARAQVLEREGRLPDAVLACVGGGSNAIGIFTAFVPDDGVRLVGLEAGGDGVATGRHAATITGGTPGVLHGARSYLLQDENGQTIESHSISAGLDYPGVGPEHSYLHDIGRAEYRAVTDAEAMEAFALLCRTEGIIPAIESAHALAGALTLGRELGPEALLLVNLSGRGDKDVETASRWFGLGDHDDAEPGPGLDTDQQPTEGAVSNDEAVPGHEAGESA encoded by the coding sequence ATGACGACCAGCTCGCTGCACCCGCCCGAGGACCGTCTCGTGCCGGCGCGCCCGAGCTGGCCCGACGAGACCGGCCACTTCGGGATCTTCGGCGGCCGCTTCGTGCCCGAGGCGCTGATCGCCGCGCTCGACGAGCTGACCGAGGCGTACGAGGCCATGCGGGTCGACCCCGCGTTCATCGCCGAGTTCGAGCGGCTGCAGCGCGACTACACCGGCCGGCCCAGCCCGATCACCGAGGCCGCCCGCTTCGGTGCGCACGCCGGCGGCGCACGGGTCCTGCTCAAGCGCGAGGACCTGAACCACACCGGCTCGCACAAGATCAACAACGTGCTGGGCCAGGCGCTGCTGACCAAGCGCATCGGCAAGGAGCGGGTCATCGCCGAGACCGGCGCCGGCCAGCACGGCGTGGCCACCGCCACCGCCGCCGCGCTCATGGGCCTGTCCTGCACGATCTACATGGGCGAGGAGGACACCCGCCGCCAGGCGCTCAACGTCGCCCGCATGCGGCTGCTCGGCGCCGAGGTGATCCCGGTGACCACCGGCTCGCGCACGCTCAAGGACGCGATCAACGAGGCGTTCCGCGACTGGGTCACCAACGTCGAGACGACGAACTACGTCTTCGGCACCGTGGCCGGGCCGCACCCGTTCCCGGCGATGGTCCGCGACTTCCAGCGGGTCATCGGCGACGAGGCCCGCGCCCAGGTGCTCGAGCGGGAGGGCCGGCTGCCCGACGCGGTCCTCGCCTGCGTGGGGGGCGGTTCCAACGCGATCGGCATCTTCACCGCCTTCGTCCCGGACGACGGCGTGCGGCTGGTCGGCCTGGAGGCCGGGGGCGACGGCGTCGCGACCGGCCGCCATGCGGCGACGATCACCGGTGGGACGCCGGGCGTGCTGCACGGCGCGCGGTCCTACCTGCTGCAGGACGAGAACGGGCAGACGATCGAGTCGCACTCGATCTCCGCGGGCCTGGACTACCCGGGCGTCGGCCCCGAGCACTCCTACCTGCACGACATCGGCCGGGCCGAGTACCGCGCGGTCACCGACGCCGAGGCGATGGAGGCGTTCGCGCTGCTCTGCCGCACCGAGGGGATCATCCCGGCGATCGAGTCGGCGCACGCCCTCGCGGGAGCGCTGACGCTGGGCCGCGAGCTCGGCCCGGAGGCCTTGTTGCTGGTCAACCTCTCCGGCCGCGGCGACAAGGACGTCGAGACGGCCTCGCGCTGGTTCGGGCTGGGCGACCACGACGACGCCGAGCCCGGCCCGGGCCTGGACACCGACCAGCAGCCGACCGAGGGTGCCGTGTCCAACGACGAGGCCGTCCCCGGCCACGAGGCGGGGGAGAGCGCATGA
- the trpC gene encoding indole-3-glycerol phosphate synthase TrpC yields the protein MTEIPQQHGTVLDAILVGVREDVAAREALTPLEEVKAAAAATRPALDALAALRAPGVGVIAEVKRQSPSKGPLAEIPDPAELARQYAAGGARVISVLTERRRFGGSQADLDAVRAAVDVPVLCKDFVVSAYQVHEARAHGADVVLLIVAALEQNALMGLLERVESLGMTALVEVHTEAEADRALGAGASVIGVNARDLTTLQVDMSTFERIAPGLPSGIVKVAESGVRGPRDLIAYAAAGADAVLVGEGLVTAGDARQAVADLVTAGSHPATPRAAR from the coding sequence ATGACGGAGATCCCCCAGCAGCACGGCACCGTGCTCGACGCGATCCTGGTCGGCGTCCGGGAGGACGTCGCCGCCCGCGAGGCGCTCACGCCCCTCGAGGAGGTCAAGGCCGCAGCCGCCGCCACCCGCCCCGCGCTCGACGCGCTGGCCGCGCTGCGGGCTCCCGGCGTGGGCGTGATCGCCGAGGTGAAGCGGCAGAGCCCGAGCAAGGGCCCGCTGGCCGAGATCCCCGATCCGGCCGAGCTGGCCCGCCAGTACGCCGCCGGCGGGGCGCGGGTGATCAGCGTGCTCACCGAGCGGCGCCGCTTCGGCGGCTCGCAGGCCGACCTGGACGCCGTCCGGGCCGCGGTGGACGTACCGGTGCTGTGCAAGGACTTCGTCGTCTCGGCCTACCAGGTGCACGAGGCGCGGGCGCACGGGGCGGACGTCGTCCTGCTCATCGTCGCCGCGCTGGAGCAGAACGCGCTGATGGGACTGCTGGAGCGGGTCGAGTCGCTCGGCATGACCGCGCTGGTCGAGGTGCACACCGAGGCCGAGGCCGACCGCGCGCTGGGCGCCGGCGCCTCGGTGATCGGCGTCAACGCCCGCGACCTGACCACCCTGCAGGTCGACATGTCCACCTTCGAGCGGATCGCGCCGGGGCTGCCCTCGGGGATCGTGAAGGTGGCCGAGTCCGGCGTGCGCGGCCCGCGCGACCTCATCGCCTACGCCGCCGCCGGGGCCGACGCCGTCCTGGTCGGGGAGGGGCTGGTCACCGCCGGCGACGCCCGCCAGGCCGTCGCCGACCTGGTCACCGCGGGCTCCCACCCCGCCACGCCACGCGCCGCCCGCTGA
- a CDS encoding Trp biosynthesis-associated membrane protein codes for MNARRELTGAVLGAAVAGGLALFAAGQRWAGVTAERPRPLPPVVGSLTGSAAAPLVPAMGLLLLAAAVALFAVSGVVRAVLGGVLVVAGGVLVWSAVRALNGGLAEASTQLPGVGRVAGPVTVDPAAGWPVAVIVAGLLAVAVGLLVAVRGRGWPGMGRRYERPGAPAARQRTEEERATDAWRALDRGEDPTADPAEAPSDAPGSGTH; via the coding sequence GTGAACGCGCGCCGCGAGCTCACCGGGGCCGTCCTCGGGGCGGCCGTGGCCGGCGGGCTGGCGCTGTTCGCCGCCGGGCAGCGCTGGGCCGGGGTGACCGCGGAGCGCCCGCGGCCGCTGCCGCCGGTGGTCGGGTCGCTCACCGGGTCGGCCGCCGCGCCCCTGGTCCCGGCGATGGGACTGCTGCTGCTCGCCGCCGCGGTCGCGCTGTTCGCCGTGAGCGGGGTGGTGCGGGCGGTGCTGGGCGGCGTGCTGGTCGTCGCGGGGGGCGTGCTCGTGTGGTCCGCCGTCCGGGCGCTGAACGGTGGCCTGGCCGAGGCGTCCACCCAGCTGCCCGGGGTCGGGCGGGTCGCGGGCCCGGTGACGGTCGATCCCGCGGCCGGCTGGCCGGTGGCCGTGATCGTCGCCGGGCTGCTCGCCGTCGCCGTCGGGCTGCTGGTCGCCGTCCGGGGACGCGGCTGGCCCGGGATGGGACGGCGGTACGAGCGTCCCGGCGCGCCGGCGGCCCGTCAGCGCACCGAGGAGGAGCGGGCGACCGACGCGTGGCGGGCGCTGGACCGGGGAGAGGACCCGACCGCGGACCCCGCGGAAGCGCCGTCCGACGCGCCCGGGTCAGGGACGCATTAG